Proteins encoded together in one Peribacillus asahii window:
- a CDS encoding manganese-dependent inorganic pyrophosphatase, with protein MEKVLIFGHKNPDTDTICSSIAYADLKKQLGVEAEPVRLGEVNGETQYALTQFNFDAPRLVEKVAGEAAGVILVDHNERQQSADDIDQVQVLEVIDHHRIANFETSDPLYYRAEPVGCTATILNKLYKENGKSVPKEIAGLMLSAIISDTLLFKSPTCTDQDVAAAKELAEIAGVDAQIYGLEMLKAGADLSDKTVEQLISLDAKEFSMGEAKVEIAQVNAVDTNDVLARQAEIEAVINKVIDEKGLDLFFFVVTDILNNDSVGLALGKEASAVEKAYNVSLTNNAATLKGVVSRKKQIVPVLTDAFTK; from the coding sequence GTGGAAAAAGTACTTATTTTCGGACATAAAAATCCAGATACAGATACAATTTGTTCTAGTATCGCTTATGCTGATTTAAAAAAACAATTAGGTGTTGAAGCTGAACCAGTTCGTTTAGGTGAAGTAAATGGTGAAACACAATATGCATTAACGCAATTTAATTTCGATGCGCCTCGCCTTGTTGAAAAAGTAGCTGGCGAAGCAGCTGGCGTTATTTTAGTTGACCATAACGAACGTCAACAAAGTGCAGATGATATCGATCAAGTACAAGTGTTAGAGGTTATTGATCATCACCGTATTGCTAACTTTGAAACAAGTGATCCGTTATATTATCGTGCTGAGCCTGTTGGATGTACAGCAACGATTTTAAATAAATTGTATAAAGAAAATGGAAAATCAGTTCCGAAAGAAATTGCTGGTTTAATGTTATCAGCTATTATTTCTGATACATTATTGTTTAAATCACCAACATGCACAGACCAAGATGTAGCAGCTGCAAAAGAATTAGCAGAGATTGCTGGTGTAGATGCTCAAATATACGGTTTAGAAATGCTTAAGGCTGGTGCAGATTTAAGCGACAAAACAGTAGAGCAATTAATTTCTCTTGATGCAAAAGAATTCTCAATGGGAGAAGCAAAAGTAGAAATCGCTCAAGTAAATGCGGTAGATACAAATGATGTACTTGCTCGTCAAGCTGAGATCGAAGCAGTGATTAATAAAGTGATTGACGAAAAAGGATTAGATTTATTCTTCTTCGTTGTAACAGATATTTTAAATAATGATTCTGTAGGTCTTGCACTTGGTAAAGAAGCAAGCGCAGTTGAAAAAGCTTATAATGTATCATTAACAAACAACGCAGCAACGCTTAAAGGTGTTGTATCTCGTAAAAAGCAAATCGTTCCAGTATTAACGGATGCTTTTACAAAATAA
- a CDS encoding ribonucleoside-diphosphate reductase subunit alpha, translating into MLQLASLSNDFEHTLHMDKYKQRFQKWLDRQTDVSAAQTSKKLIQMALENVDIDAPDWTFVAAAELLHSMYREAQINRGYTDTSYGPFYDLIKQLSSVQEGQRYPVYKAELLESYTKAEIDELGRSIDPEKDKLFSYIGIYLLNDRYLARPEKNAVYELPQERFMIIAMEIMRNEPKDKRLDLIKEAYWAMSNLYMTVATPTLSNAGKTHGQLSSCFIDAVEDSIDGIYLSNYDAAKVSKFGGGVGLYVGKIRSLGSDIRGFSGNSSGTTPWIRLFNQTAVSVDQLGQRKGAIAIYLDAWHKDIMSFLDLKTQNGDDRLKAHDIFTGVCIPDLFMEAVRDRKEWYLFDPHSVKQNLGFSLEDFYDEEKGNGSFRKHYALAVEAAEHGKLPSYAYEKVQAIDVMKGIMISQLEEGTPYMFYRDEVNRKNPNRHKGMIYCSNLCTEIAQNLSPTSITEEYETEDGDIVIVRKSGDFVVCNLSSINLPRAVEAEVLERLIPIQVRMLDNVIDINTLPVKQAKISNQRYRAIGLGTFGWHHLLTVKKIYWESEEAIQLADSLYETIAYLTIQASCELAREKGSYRYFEGSDWQTGHYFELRDYHDEKWNELKQNIQQNGIRNGYLMAVAPNSSTAKIGNSTDGIDPLYEIEFYEEKKNFKFKVTAPGLTPNTYEYYKKTRFHLDQKESIKQNAARQRHVDQAISFNLYVHNTIKAKDLLDIHLTAWGSQLKSTYYVRSTSSEFNNACESCSS; encoded by the coding sequence ATGTTGCAGCTGGCTTCCCTATCAAATGATTTCGAGCATACACTCCATATGGATAAATACAAACAACGCTTTCAAAAATGGTTGGACCGACAAACAGATGTAAGTGCTGCACAAACGTCTAAGAAGCTTATCCAAATGGCACTTGAGAACGTCGATATTGATGCTCCAGACTGGACATTCGTTGCTGCTGCAGAATTATTACACTCTATGTATCGAGAGGCGCAAATCAATCGCGGATATACAGACACTTCTTACGGCCCGTTCTACGATTTAATCAAACAGCTATCAAGCGTACAAGAAGGACAACGTTACCCTGTTTATAAAGCGGAATTACTAGAATCCTATACAAAAGCAGAAATTGATGAATTAGGCCGCTCTATTGACCCTGAGAAGGATAAGCTTTTCTCTTATATTGGCATCTATTTGCTAAATGACCGTTACTTAGCTCGCCCTGAGAAAAATGCTGTCTATGAGTTACCGCAAGAGCGCTTTATGATTATCGCGATGGAAATTATGCGTAATGAACCGAAAGACAAACGTCTAGATCTAATTAAAGAAGCCTACTGGGCGATGTCTAATCTTTACATGACCGTTGCCACTCCTACACTATCGAATGCAGGAAAAACGCACGGACAACTAAGTTCTTGTTTTATTGATGCTGTAGAAGATTCCATTGATGGCATTTATCTTTCAAACTACGATGCCGCAAAAGTATCCAAGTTTGGCGGCGGCGTTGGATTATACGTAGGAAAAATTCGTTCTCTTGGCTCAGATATTCGCGGCTTCTCTGGAAACAGCTCTGGCACTACTCCTTGGATTCGCCTATTCAATCAAACAGCGGTTAGCGTAGACCAGCTTGGACAACGAAAAGGTGCGATTGCTATTTACTTAGATGCCTGGCATAAAGACATTATGAGTTTCCTAGACTTAAAAACACAAAACGGGGATGACCGTTTGAAAGCTCATGATATTTTTACTGGGGTTTGTATTCCTGATTTATTTATGGAAGCGGTTCGAGACCGTAAAGAATGGTACTTATTCGATCCGCATAGTGTGAAGCAAAACCTCGGCTTCTCTCTTGAAGATTTTTACGATGAGGAAAAGGGCAACGGAAGCTTCCGTAAGCACTACGCACTCGCTGTTGAAGCAGCGGAACATGGTAAACTCCCAAGCTATGCTTACGAAAAAGTACAAGCGATTGATGTCATGAAAGGAATTATGATTTCACAATTAGAAGAAGGAACTCCTTATATGTTCTATCGCGATGAGGTGAATCGGAAAAATCCGAATCGTCATAAAGGAATGATTTATTGCTCGAATCTATGTACCGAAATCGCCCAAAACCTAAGTCCGACATCGATTACAGAAGAATATGAAACAGAAGATGGCGACATTGTTATCGTAAGAAAAAGTGGAGACTTCGTCGTTTGCAATCTTTCTTCTATTAATTTACCGCGTGCTGTTGAAGCGGAAGTTCTAGAACGCTTAATTCCTATCCAAGTACGCATGCTTGATAATGTGATCGATATTAATACCTTACCTGTTAAACAAGCCAAGATTTCTAACCAACGTTATCGTGCGATTGGCCTCGGAACATTCGGATGGCATCACCTGCTTACAGTCAAAAAAATCTATTGGGAATCGGAAGAAGCTATTCAGCTTGCTGATTCTCTATACGAAACAATCGCTTACTTAACGATTCAAGCATCATGCGAACTAGCAAGAGAAAAAGGCAGCTACCGTTATTTCGAAGGTTCAGACTGGCAGACTGGTCACTATTTCGAACTACGCGACTACCATGATGAGAAATGGAACGAACTGAAACAAAACATTCAACAAAACGGAATTCGTAATGGATATTTGATGGCTGTTGCACCGAACTCGTCCACTGCAAAGATCGGAAATTCTACAGACGGCATCGATCCATTATACGAAATCGAATTTTACGAGGAAAAGAAGAACTTTAAATTCAAAGTGACAGCGCCTGGTTTAACACCAAATACGTATGAATACTATAAAAAAACGCGCTTCCATTTAGATCAAAAAGAAAGCATTAAACAAAACGCCGCTCGTCAACGCCATGTAGACCAAGCCATCAGCTTTAATTTATATGTTCATAATACGATTAAAGCGAAAGACTTATTAGATATTCACTTGACCGCTTGGGGAAGCCAATTGAAATCCACCTACTATGTTCGTTCGACTTCTTCGGAATTTAACAATGCTTGTGAAAGCTGTTCATCTTAA